In Lysinibacillus sp. FSL M8-0337, the following proteins share a genomic window:
- a CDS encoding ATP-binding protein, which produces MEVISGKIAKAKKVVLYGPEGIGKSSLAAQFPSPIFIDTEGSTTELIVDRLKKPSSWTELNQQVEWVKGQAGRFKTLVIDTVDWAERLTIDFVTSRSNKQSITNFGYGEGFIQLEEEFGKFLNRLSDLVEMGINVVLTAHAKITKFEQPDEMGAYDRYELKLGNKTTAKTAALTKEWADMVLFINYKTFSVATDDKGKKHKGQGGVRTVYATHHPAWDAKNRQGLPDEFPLDYANIAHIFGPTQQPVQVTETWSSRPLEHQEPVQAQQAPQAAPIEQPIAQQTPEPSQTVPNVPNPPVLPLSPGIPQTLRDLMLQNNVTEQEIQVVVGQKGYYPQDTPITNYDPSFVEGVLVGAWQQVYGMVVEFRESLPFA; this is translated from the coding sequence ATGGAAGTAATTAGTGGGAAAATCGCAAAAGCCAAAAAGGTCGTGTTGTATGGTCCAGAGGGTATCGGCAAATCTTCATTAGCAGCACAATTCCCTTCTCCTATTTTCATAGATACAGAAGGCTCCACTACTGAATTAATAGTAGATCGTCTGAAAAAGCCGTCTAGTTGGACTGAATTAAATCAACAAGTTGAGTGGGTAAAAGGACAAGCTGGACGTTTCAAAACGCTAGTTATTGATACTGTTGACTGGGCAGAGAGATTAACTATTGATTTTGTTACTAGCAGATCAAACAAACAAAGTATCACCAATTTTGGGTATGGTGAAGGCTTTATTCAACTTGAAGAGGAATTTGGTAAGTTTTTAAATAGATTATCTGATTTAGTTGAAATGGGGATTAATGTTGTTCTAACAGCTCATGCAAAAATAACTAAATTTGAGCAGCCTGACGAAATGGGTGCTTACGATCGTTATGAACTGAAACTAGGTAATAAAACGACTGCTAAAACAGCTGCATTGACTAAAGAGTGGGCTGATATGGTGTTATTCATTAATTACAAAACATTCAGTGTTGCAACAGATGACAAGGGCAAAAAGCATAAAGGTCAAGGTGGAGTTCGTACAGTTTACGCAACACATCATCCAGCGTGGGATGCTAAAAACCGACAAGGTTTACCCGATGAGTTTCCATTAGATTATGCAAATATTGCTCATATTTTTGGCCCAACGCAACAACCGGTACAAGTAACAGAAACGTGGTCAAGCCGTCCACTGGAACATCAAGAGCCAGTTCAAGCTCAACAGGCACCACAAGCTGCACCAATTGAGCAACCAATAGCACAACAAACACCAGAGCCGTCACAAACAGTGCCGAATGTTCCTAATCCACCAGTATTACCATTAAGTCCTGGAATACCACAAACATTAAGAGATTTAATGCTGCAGAATAACGTAACTGAACAAGAAATACAGGTTGTGGTGGGCCAAAAAGGTTACTACCCACAAGATACACCAATTACAAACTATGATCCTAGCTTTGTTGAAGGTGTATTAGTAGGGGCATGGCAACAAGTCTATGGAATGGTTGTTGAGTTTAGAGAAAGCTTACCGTTTGCATAA
- a CDS encoding AAA family ATPase, protein MSIKINKLEIENVKRVKAVKIEPTANGLTIVGGKNNQGKTSVLDAIAWGLGGNKYKPSQATREGSVIPPHLSIVLSNGLIVERKGKNSDLKIIDPNGKKGGQQLLDSFVEELAINLPKFMNSTNKEKANILLQIIGVGTQLYGLEKQENELYNQRRAIGQIADQKTKYAKEQPYFPDVPKELISISDLIQQQQSILASNGENQRKREQLAFIEQKHIQQQQEVERLKQQLSIAENALLQTSQDLEIAKKSALDLLDESTAELETNIQQIEDINRKVRANLDKEKAESDAHEYHNQYNQLTVKIEEVRNQKSALLQSANLPLVGLSVQDGELIYNGQKWDNMSGADQLKVSTAIVRKLKPNCGFILLDKLEQMDLDSLHEFGKWLEQEGLQAIATRVSTGEECSIIIEDGYVAGQDTVPTVEQIQHKTWKAGEF, encoded by the coding sequence ATGTCTATTAAAATTAATAAACTTGAAATAGAAAATGTAAAGCGAGTTAAGGCAGTAAAGATTGAGCCGACAGCAAATGGTTTAACTATCGTAGGTGGCAAAAACAATCAAGGAAAGACAAGTGTATTAGATGCTATTGCATGGGGATTAGGAGGTAATAAATACAAACCATCACAAGCTACACGTGAGGGATCAGTTATTCCTCCACACTTAAGTATTGTCCTTTCAAATGGATTAATTGTAGAACGTAAAGGGAAAAATTCTGATTTAAAAATAATTGATCCAAACGGAAAAAAAGGAGGTCAACAGCTATTAGATAGTTTTGTAGAGGAATTAGCTATTAATCTACCTAAATTTATGAACTCAACTAATAAAGAGAAAGCCAATATTCTATTACAAATTATTGGTGTTGGCACTCAATTATACGGGTTGGAAAAACAGGAGAACGAGCTATATAACCAACGTAGAGCAATAGGTCAGATTGCTGATCAAAAAACAAAATATGCGAAAGAACAACCATATTTTCCTGATGTGCCTAAAGAGTTGATATCTATTTCAGACTTAATTCAGCAACAGCAGTCAATTCTTGCAAGCAATGGCGAGAATCAACGTAAACGCGAACAACTAGCATTTATCGAACAAAAGCATATTCAACAGCAACAAGAAGTGGAACGCTTAAAACAACAACTATCTATTGCAGAAAATGCTCTATTGCAAACATCACAAGATTTAGAGATTGCAAAAAAATCTGCACTTGATTTACTGGATGAATCAACAGCTGAATTAGAAACAAATATTCAACAAATTGAGGATATTAACCGTAAAGTACGAGCTAATCTTGATAAAGAGAAAGCTGAATCGGACGCTCATGAATATCACAATCAATACAACCAATTAACGGTAAAGATTGAAGAGGTTCGTAATCAAAAATCGGCTTTATTACAAAGCGCTAATTTACCATTAGTAGGGTTATCTGTGCAAGATGGTGAGCTCATTTATAACGGTCAAAAATGGGACAACATGAGTGGCGCTGATCAATTAAAAGTATCTACAGCTATTGTACGAAAATTGAAACCTAACTGCGGTTTTATCCTACTAGACAAATTGGAACAGATGGATTTGGATTCACTGCACGAATTTGGCAAATGGCTAGAACAAGAAGGTTTACAGGCTATTGCTACTCGAGTAAGTACAGGTGAAGAGTGTTCAATCATTATTGAAGATGGTTATGTGGCAGGTCAGGATACTGTGCCAACAGTAGAACAAATTCAACACAAGACATGGAAAGCAGGTGAATTTTAA